The stretch of DNA GAGGAAAGCCCAGCAGCTTGCTCAGCACCGCCAGCATGATCACAAACAGGAACACCGCCAGGGGATAGCTCTGAAAGGCGCCGCGGTAGGCCCAGTCGCGGAGGGTGCCGCTCCAGCCTGTGATCAACAATGCGAGCAGTACCGCCAGGCTCAGCACCAAGTCCAGGATCTGGAGCCGCCGATGAATGCGGTTGTATTGCCGGGCTTCCGGGGAATCCTGCTTAGTACTGCTGGCCGCGATCATGGTCATGCGGTAGTCACTCAGACCGGCGATTCCGCCCGGTTTTGTTCAAGCTGCCTTCTCGTGCACGAACGCCTCAGCCGTAGCCAGGATCTCCTCCACCAATTGCGGCGACGCCGCCTCGCAATAAATGCGCATGAGAGGCTCGGTTCCGGAGGCACGCATCAGGATCCAGGCTTCTGCGCCGTTTCCATTTTTTGGGGCGGCAAGAAACAGTTTCACACCGTCCAGGTTTTCTTTGCGGTCTACCGCATACTTTCCAAATCTCTTGATGTTGCCGGAATCCGCCCGGCTGATGGCAGCGTACTTGATCTCGTCAGGGATGTGCAGGTCCCGCCGGCCATAGAAGTGCGGCCCGAACTGGTGCTGCAGCTCCGCCACGATTTGACCCAGAGGCTTGCCTTCATCAGCCATCACGTTGGCCAGCAGCAGCGAATTGAGCATGCCATCGCGCTCCGGCAAATGGCGTGGAATACCGATGCCCCCCGATTCTTCGCCGCCGATCAGCACTTCTTTGCCGGACAGCACCACGTCAGTTACGTACTTGAACCCGATCCCGTGCTCAATTAACTCGCGGCCATACTGCGCCGCGATGCGGTCGAGCATGCGGGTTGTGTTAAAAGCGCGAGTCACCGCTCCCGACCATTTCTTATACTTCAGCAGCCAGGAAAGCAGGATGGCATAACACTTGTGCGCGTCCACGAAGGTGCCATCTTCAGCAACGGCGCCGATGCGGTCGGCGTCGCCATCGGTCGCCAGGCCGGCATGGCAGCCCTCTCGCACCACGGTTTCCTGCAGCATCTTGACGTGCGGCTCGATAGGCTCGGGGTTGATCCCGGGAAACAGCGGATT from Terriglobales bacterium encodes:
- a CDS encoding phosphoglucomutase/phosphomannomutase family protein, with the protein product MRLTMAGEIKFGTDGWRAVIADDYTFENVRRVAGAIAAYVLKKEDPSRGLIIGYDTRFMSDRFARAAAETIAAAGIPVKLADDYTPTPAISYCVKHWNAAGGVAITSSHNPYNWNGVKFKEKFGGSARPDVIKQIEAEVRAGAMPKGTPAKIEVVDLKAPYIPAISRFADLDKIAKAKFRLAIDYMYGAGRGIVGGILKSRGVDVVEIRGEVNPLFPGINPEPIEPHVKMLQETVVREGCHAGLATDGDADRIGAVAEDGTFVDAHKCYAILLSWLLKYKKWSGAVTRAFNTTRMLDRIAAQYGRELIEHGIGFKYVTDVVLSGKEVLIGGEESGGIGIPRHLPERDGMLNSLLLANVMADEGKPLGQIVAELQHQFGPHFYGRRDLHIPDEIKYAAISRADSGNIKRFGKYAVDRKENLDGVKLFLAAPKNGNGAEAWILMRASGTEPLMRIYCEAASPQLVEEILATAEAFVHEKAA